One segment of Triticum aestivum cultivar Chinese Spring chromosome 2A, IWGSC CS RefSeq v2.1, whole genome shotgun sequence DNA contains the following:
- the LOC123187760 gene encoding stomatal closure-related actin-binding protein 1 isoform X3, producing the protein MTRASTLDFRRKTQGQNNWSGPLRPVNVIRNKFPTYKNGSNGIVIKFADEPETPSLKESVAKETADLLDRRQRLSVRELAMKFEKGLSTATLLSNEVKCKQVALLERDVLLKNLKSVLESLRGQVAGKYKDEIEESVSMVDILAVQLSKRENELLQQKTEVTRIATSLKLASEDARRIVDEERTNARMEIENARAAVQRVQKVLKEKENSSQRIGKQDVDELREKVQEARRVKMLHCPSKAMDIKSEIYVLRDQYAEISSSSAHLLKELELHQSFKENGVPSCELEGLESLGSMLRVVVRNDVGLSNSSVQWFRIQPKGHKKEIISGATKLVYAPEPHDVGRYLQAEVNLGGETSVAKTAGPLDPAPGLVDYVETLVRNPETDYNVVVLQLNGIDQPADSIHVLCIGKLRMRLAKGTTVIAREFYSSSMQLCGVRGGGDAAPQAMFWRPREGLSLVLGFETARERNSAIMLARRFAIDCNIILAGPGDKTPW; encoded by the exons ATGACTCGGGCATCAACTCTTGATTTTCGGCGGAAGACGCAGGGTCAGAACAACTGGTCTGGGCCGTTGCGCCCAGTAAATGTCATCAGAAATAAATTTCCTACCTACAAGAATGGTTCGAATGGGATAGTCATCAAATTTGCAGATGAGCCAGAAACGCCATCACTTAAGGAGTCTGTTGCCAAAGAGACAGCAGATCTGCTTGATCGGCGTCAGCGTCTTTCAGTCCGCGAGCTCGCAATGAAATTTGAGAAGGGCCTCAGTACTGCCACATTATTGTCTAATGAG GTTAAATGTAAACAAGTGGCTTTATTGGAGCGAGACGTCCTTCTGAAGAATCTAAAGAGTGTATTGGAGTCACTGAGAGGTCAAGTAGCTGGCAAATATAAGGATGAAATTGAGGAATCAGTATCTATG GTGGATATTTTAGCAGTTCAGCTGTCCAAAAGAGAAAATGAGTTGCTTCAGCAGAAAACCGAGGTCACGAGAATAGCGACTTCACTGAAACTG GCTTCTGAAGATGCTAGGAGAATTGTTGACGAAGAACGAACTAATGCCCGCATGGAGATTGAAAATGCTAGAGCTGCTGTACAAAGAGTTCAAAAAGTACTTAAAGAGAAAGAGAACAGTTCACAAAGAATTGGGAAGCAG GATGTGGATGAACTTAGGGAAAAAGTTCAAGAAGCACGGAGAGTCAAGATGCTGCATTGCCCCAGCAAG GCAATGGACATAAAAAGTGAGATCTATGTTCTACGTGATCAATATGCTGAGATATCTTCAAGTTCTGCTCATCTTTTAAAAGAG TTGGAGTTGCACCAAAGTTTTAAGGAAAATGGCGTGCCCTCATGTGAGTTGGAGGGTCTCGAAAGCTTAGGCTCAATGCTGCGGGTAGTTGTCCGGAATGATGTGGGTTTATCAAATAGTTCAGTACAATGGTTCCGTATACAGCCCAAGGGACACAAGAAGGAAATCATTTCCG GTGCCACAAAGCTAGTATATGCTCCAGAACCTCATGACGTAGGGCGGTACCTGCAAGCTGAGGTTAACCTTGGTGGTGAAACCTCTGTGGCAAAGACTGCTGGCCCACTAGACCCTG CGCCAGGTTTGGTTGATTATGTAGAGACCCTTGTAAGGAATCCCGAAACCGACTACAAT GTTGTTGTCCTTCAACTGAACGGAATCGACCAACCTGCTGACTCCATCCACGTCCTATGCATCGGGAAACTGCGGATGCGACTTGCCAAAGGAACGACAGTCATAGCCAGGGAATTCTACTCGTCCTCGATGCAG CTATGCGGCGTTAGGGGTGGCGGAGACGCTGCGCCACAAGCGATGTTCTGGCGGCCAAGGGAAGGCCTCAGCTTGGTCCTGGGCTTCGAGACGGCCAGGGAGCGCAACTCGGCGATCATGCTCGCCCGGAGATTCGCCATCGATTGCAAT ATTATCCTTGCCGGTCCAGGGGACAAAACTCCGTGGTGA
- the LOC123187760 gene encoding stomatal closure-related actin-binding protein 1 isoform X2, with the protein MNLGENYLSMTRASTLDFRRKTQGQNNWSGPLRPVNVIRNKFPTYKNGSNGIVIKFADEPETPSLKESVAKETADLLDRRQRLSVRELAMKFEKGLSTATLLSNEVKCKQVALLERDVLLKNLKSVLESLRGQVAGKYKDEIEESVSMVDILAVQLSKRENELLQQKTEVTRIATSLKLASEDARRIVDEERTNARMEIENARAAVQRVQKVLKEKENSSQRIGKQDVDELREKVQEARRVKMLHCPSKAMDIKSEIYVLRDQYAEISSSSAHLLKELELHQSFKENGVPSCELEGLESLGSMLRVVVRNDVGLSNSSVQWFRIQPKGHKKEIISGATKLVYAPEPHDVGRYLQAEVNLGGETSVAKTAGPLDPAPGLVDYVETLVRNPETDYNVVVLQLNGIDQPADSIHVLCIGKLRMRLAKGTTVIAREFYSSSMQLCGVRGGGDAAPQAMFWRPREGLSLVLGFETARERNSAIMLARRFAIDCNIILAGPGDKTPW; encoded by the exons ATGAACTT GGGTGAGAATTACTTATCGATGACTCGGGCATCAACTCTTGATTTTCGGCGGAAGACGCAGGGTCAGAACAACTGGTCTGGGCCGTTGCGCCCAGTAAATGTCATCAGAAATAAATTTCCTACCTACAAGAATGGTTCGAATGGGATAGTCATCAAATTTGCAGATGAGCCAGAAACGCCATCACTTAAGGAGTCTGTTGCCAAAGAGACAGCAGATCTGCTTGATCGGCGTCAGCGTCTTTCAGTCCGCGAGCTCGCAATGAAATTTGAGAAGGGCCTCAGTACTGCCACATTATTGTCTAATGAG GTTAAATGTAAACAAGTGGCTTTATTGGAGCGAGACGTCCTTCTGAAGAATCTAAAGAGTGTATTGGAGTCACTGAGAGGTCAAGTAGCTGGCAAATATAAGGATGAAATTGAGGAATCAGTATCTATG GTGGATATTTTAGCAGTTCAGCTGTCCAAAAGAGAAAATGAGTTGCTTCAGCAGAAAACCGAGGTCACGAGAATAGCGACTTCACTGAAACTG GCTTCTGAAGATGCTAGGAGAATTGTTGACGAAGAACGAACTAATGCCCGCATGGAGATTGAAAATGCTAGAGCTGCTGTACAAAGAGTTCAAAAAGTACTTAAAGAGAAAGAGAACAGTTCACAAAGAATTGGGAAGCAG GATGTGGATGAACTTAGGGAAAAAGTTCAAGAAGCACGGAGAGTCAAGATGCTGCATTGCCCCAGCAAG GCAATGGACATAAAAAGTGAGATCTATGTTCTACGTGATCAATATGCTGAGATATCTTCAAGTTCTGCTCATCTTTTAAAAGAG TTGGAGTTGCACCAAAGTTTTAAGGAAAATGGCGTGCCCTCATGTGAGTTGGAGGGTCTCGAAAGCTTAGGCTCAATGCTGCGGGTAGTTGTCCGGAATGATGTGGGTTTATCAAATAGTTCAGTACAATGGTTCCGTATACAGCCCAAGGGACACAAGAAGGAAATCATTTCCG GTGCCACAAAGCTAGTATATGCTCCAGAACCTCATGACGTAGGGCGGTACCTGCAAGCTGAGGTTAACCTTGGTGGTGAAACCTCTGTGGCAAAGACTGCTGGCCCACTAGACCCTG CGCCAGGTTTGGTTGATTATGTAGAGACCCTTGTAAGGAATCCCGAAACCGACTACAAT GTTGTTGTCCTTCAACTGAACGGAATCGACCAACCTGCTGACTCCATCCACGTCCTATGCATCGGGAAACTGCGGATGCGACTTGCCAAAGGAACGACAGTCATAGCCAGGGAATTCTACTCGTCCTCGATGCAG CTATGCGGCGTTAGGGGTGGCGGAGACGCTGCGCCACAAGCGATGTTCTGGCGGCCAAGGGAAGGCCTCAGCTTGGTCCTGGGCTTCGAGACGGCCAGGGAGCGCAACTCGGCGATCATGCTCGCCCGGAGATTCGCCATCGATTGCAAT ATTATCCTTGCCGGTCCAGGGGACAAAACTCCGTGGTGA
- the LOC123187760 gene encoding stomatal closure-related actin-binding protein 1 isoform X1, which translates to MFVDGSVKQKTVMGENYLSMTRASTLDFRRKTQGQNNWSGPLRPVNVIRNKFPTYKNGSNGIVIKFADEPETPSLKESVAKETADLLDRRQRLSVRELAMKFEKGLSTATLLSNEVKCKQVALLERDVLLKNLKSVLESLRGQVAGKYKDEIEESVSMVDILAVQLSKRENELLQQKTEVTRIATSLKLASEDARRIVDEERTNARMEIENARAAVQRVQKVLKEKENSSQRIGKQDVDELREKVQEARRVKMLHCPSKAMDIKSEIYVLRDQYAEISSSSAHLLKELELHQSFKENGVPSCELEGLESLGSMLRVVVRNDVGLSNSSVQWFRIQPKGHKKEIISGATKLVYAPEPHDVGRYLQAEVNLGGETSVAKTAGPLDPAPGLVDYVETLVRNPETDYNVVVLQLNGIDQPADSIHVLCIGKLRMRLAKGTTVIAREFYSSSMQLCGVRGGGDAAPQAMFWRPREGLSLVLGFETARERNSAIMLARRFAIDCNIILAGPGDKTPW; encoded by the exons ATGTTTGTTGACGGCTCAGTAAAACAGAAAACGGTGAT GGGTGAGAATTACTTATCGATGACTCGGGCATCAACTCTTGATTTTCGGCGGAAGACGCAGGGTCAGAACAACTGGTCTGGGCCGTTGCGCCCAGTAAATGTCATCAGAAATAAATTTCCTACCTACAAGAATGGTTCGAATGGGATAGTCATCAAATTTGCAGATGAGCCAGAAACGCCATCACTTAAGGAGTCTGTTGCCAAAGAGACAGCAGATCTGCTTGATCGGCGTCAGCGTCTTTCAGTCCGCGAGCTCGCAATGAAATTTGAGAAGGGCCTCAGTACTGCCACATTATTGTCTAATGAG GTTAAATGTAAACAAGTGGCTTTATTGGAGCGAGACGTCCTTCTGAAGAATCTAAAGAGTGTATTGGAGTCACTGAGAGGTCAAGTAGCTGGCAAATATAAGGATGAAATTGAGGAATCAGTATCTATG GTGGATATTTTAGCAGTTCAGCTGTCCAAAAGAGAAAATGAGTTGCTTCAGCAGAAAACCGAGGTCACGAGAATAGCGACTTCACTGAAACTG GCTTCTGAAGATGCTAGGAGAATTGTTGACGAAGAACGAACTAATGCCCGCATGGAGATTGAAAATGCTAGAGCTGCTGTACAAAGAGTTCAAAAAGTACTTAAAGAGAAAGAGAACAGTTCACAAAGAATTGGGAAGCAG GATGTGGATGAACTTAGGGAAAAAGTTCAAGAAGCACGGAGAGTCAAGATGCTGCATTGCCCCAGCAAG GCAATGGACATAAAAAGTGAGATCTATGTTCTACGTGATCAATATGCTGAGATATCTTCAAGTTCTGCTCATCTTTTAAAAGAG TTGGAGTTGCACCAAAGTTTTAAGGAAAATGGCGTGCCCTCATGTGAGTTGGAGGGTCTCGAAAGCTTAGGCTCAATGCTGCGGGTAGTTGTCCGGAATGATGTGGGTTTATCAAATAGTTCAGTACAATGGTTCCGTATACAGCCCAAGGGACACAAGAAGGAAATCATTTCCG GTGCCACAAAGCTAGTATATGCTCCAGAACCTCATGACGTAGGGCGGTACCTGCAAGCTGAGGTTAACCTTGGTGGTGAAACCTCTGTGGCAAAGACTGCTGGCCCACTAGACCCTG CGCCAGGTTTGGTTGATTATGTAGAGACCCTTGTAAGGAATCCCGAAACCGACTACAAT GTTGTTGTCCTTCAACTGAACGGAATCGACCAACCTGCTGACTCCATCCACGTCCTATGCATCGGGAAACTGCGGATGCGACTTGCCAAAGGAACGACAGTCATAGCCAGGGAATTCTACTCGTCCTCGATGCAG CTATGCGGCGTTAGGGGTGGCGGAGACGCTGCGCCACAAGCGATGTTCTGGCGGCCAAGGGAAGGCCTCAGCTTGGTCCTGGGCTTCGAGACGGCCAGGGAGCGCAACTCGGCGATCATGCTCGCCCGGAGATTCGCCATCGATTGCAAT ATTATCCTTGCCGGTCCAGGGGACAAAACTCCGTGGTGA
- the LOC123187760 gene encoding stomatal closure-related actin-binding protein 1 isoform X4: MSGFNSQVKCKQVALLERDVLLKNLKSVLESLRGQVAGKYKDEIEESVSMVDILAVQLSKRENELLQQKTEVTRIATSLKLASEDARRIVDEERTNARMEIENARAAVQRVQKVLKEKENSSQRIGKQDVDELREKVQEARRVKMLHCPSKAMDIKSEIYVLRDQYAEISSSSAHLLKELELHQSFKENGVPSCELEGLESLGSMLRVVVRNDVGLSNSSVQWFRIQPKGHKKEIISGATKLVYAPEPHDVGRYLQAEVNLGGETSVAKTAGPLDPAPGLVDYVETLVRNPETDYNVVVLQLNGIDQPADSIHVLCIGKLRMRLAKGTTVIAREFYSSSMQLCGVRGGGDAAPQAMFWRPREGLSLVLGFETARERNSAIMLARRFAIDCNIILAGPGDKTPW, translated from the exons ATGAG TGGCTTTAACTCTCAGGTTAAATGTAAACAAGTGGCTTTATTGGAGCGAGACGTCCTTCTGAAGAATCTAAAGAGTGTATTGGAGTCACTGAGAGGTCAAGTAGCTGGCAAATATAAGGATGAAATTGAGGAATCAGTATCTATG GTGGATATTTTAGCAGTTCAGCTGTCCAAAAGAGAAAATGAGTTGCTTCAGCAGAAAACCGAGGTCACGAGAATAGCGACTTCACTGAAACTG GCTTCTGAAGATGCTAGGAGAATTGTTGACGAAGAACGAACTAATGCCCGCATGGAGATTGAAAATGCTAGAGCTGCTGTACAAAGAGTTCAAAAAGTACTTAAAGAGAAAGAGAACAGTTCACAAAGAATTGGGAAGCAG GATGTGGATGAACTTAGGGAAAAAGTTCAAGAAGCACGGAGAGTCAAGATGCTGCATTGCCCCAGCAAG GCAATGGACATAAAAAGTGAGATCTATGTTCTACGTGATCAATATGCTGAGATATCTTCAAGTTCTGCTCATCTTTTAAAAGAG TTGGAGTTGCACCAAAGTTTTAAGGAAAATGGCGTGCCCTCATGTGAGTTGGAGGGTCTCGAAAGCTTAGGCTCAATGCTGCGGGTAGTTGTCCGGAATGATGTGGGTTTATCAAATAGTTCAGTACAATGGTTCCGTATACAGCCCAAGGGACACAAGAAGGAAATCATTTCCG GTGCCACAAAGCTAGTATATGCTCCAGAACCTCATGACGTAGGGCGGTACCTGCAAGCTGAGGTTAACCTTGGTGGTGAAACCTCTGTGGCAAAGACTGCTGGCCCACTAGACCCTG CGCCAGGTTTGGTTGATTATGTAGAGACCCTTGTAAGGAATCCCGAAACCGACTACAAT GTTGTTGTCCTTCAACTGAACGGAATCGACCAACCTGCTGACTCCATCCACGTCCTATGCATCGGGAAACTGCGGATGCGACTTGCCAAAGGAACGACAGTCATAGCCAGGGAATTCTACTCGTCCTCGATGCAG CTATGCGGCGTTAGGGGTGGCGGAGACGCTGCGCCACAAGCGATGTTCTGGCGGCCAAGGGAAGGCCTCAGCTTGGTCCTGGGCTTCGAGACGGCCAGGGAGCGCAACTCGGCGATCATGCTCGCCCGGAGATTCGCCATCGATTGCAAT ATTATCCTTGCCGGTCCAGGGGACAAAACTCCGTGGTGA